A genome region from Schistocerca americana isolate TAMUIC-IGC-003095 chromosome 1, iqSchAmer2.1, whole genome shotgun sequence includes the following:
- the LOC124551371 gene encoding prostaglandin reductase 1-like, giving the protein MVNARKIVITSPFKGEPKITDFKIETEELPALQDGQILCEAEYISVDPYQRAYSQRHKVGATMLGSQVSRIVESRSPDYPVGRHVVGYWGWCDRTVVNPAAKDGEILPPMLVQNYGDLPLSLSLGVLGMPGATAYFGLLDICDPKPGETVVVSGAAGAVGSIVGQIARIKGCKVIGMTGSDVKVKWLKEELGFDHAFNYKTVNVEKALKEAAPNGVDVYFDNVGGEQSSAVIANMKHRGRISVCGCISSYNESKVPLAPVIQRYMVGKELKMEGFFVGRWLDNWDQAFNEMAQWIKEGKLKYKETVTEGFQNTPKAFIGMLRGENLGKAVVKV; this is encoded by the exons ATGGTGAATGCTCGGAAAATCGTCATCACGAGCCCCTTCAAAGGAGAGCCCAAAATTACTGATTTCAAAATCGAGACCGAAGAGCTCCCAGCGTTGCAGGATGGCCAAATACTGTGCGAGGCAGAATACATCAGCGTGGACCCATACCAGCGGGCGTACTCCCAGAGGCATAAGGTCGGCGCCACCATGTTAGGATCACAG GTGTCGCGGATAGTGGAGAGCCGGTCACCGGACTATCCAGTAGGACGTCATGTCGTCGGCTACTGGGGCTGGTGCGACCGCACAGTGGTGAACCCAGCAGCGAAGGATGGTGAAATTCTGCCACCGATGCTGGTGCAGAACTACGGAGACCTGCCGCTGTCTCTTTCGCTGGGAGTGTTGGGCATGCCTGGAGCTACAGCCTACTTCGGACTGCTGGACATCTGCGACCCTAAGCCTGGAGAGACGGTGGTCGTCAGTGGCGCGGCAGGCGCTGTAGGGTCCATCGTCGGGCAGATAGCTCGCATCAAGGGCTGCAAGGTCATCGGCATGACAGGCTCTGACGTAAAG GTCAAGTGGCTGAAGGAGGAGCTAGGGTTCGACCATGCCTTCAACTATAAGACGGTGAACGTGGAGAAGGCGCTGAAGGAGGCTGCCCCAAATGGCGTCGATGTCTACTTCGACAACGTGGGAGGCGAACAGAGCAGTGCGGTGATCGCCAACATGAAGCACCGCGGCCGCATCTCCGTGTGCGGCTGCATCTCGTCCTACAACGAGTCGAAGGTGCCCCTGGCACCCGTCATACAGAGGTACATGGTGGGGAAGGAGCTCAAGATGGAGGGGTTCTTCGTGGGGCGCTGGTTGGACAACTGGGACCAGGCGTtcaacgagatggcgcagtggatcaAAGAGGGcaaactcaagtacaaggagaccgtCACGGAAGGGTTCCAGAACACGCCGAAAGCTTTCATTGGCATGCTCAGGGGCGAGAACTTGGGCAAAGCGGTTGTCAAAGTGTGA